In the Armatimonas rosea genome, TTCTCGCGCGAGACGAGCCAGTTGGCAAGATCTAACCTCCCCCCCGGCCCCCCTCCGGCTCCGCGAAGGGGGGGGAGAAAACTGGGAGTTGCTGCCGTCACGACCTCGCCGCTCTCGTCCATCCAGTTTCCACGCGGGAGAATCCGCACAGTGCGACGCTTCTCCGTGCTCACGGAGACCAGGCAGCGGGTGAGAGTGGCTTCGTAGGCCTTCTTCTCCGCCCCTTTGAGCTGCGCGAGACGCTTTTCCTGCTCCGGTGTGGCAACCACCATTCCTGGCTCGCGCACGGCGACAATGCCCTCTTGGATATCGGCGAAGTAGGCACCCAGGCGGAAGAAATCTCTTTGCGTAATGGGGTCGAACTTATGGTCGTGGCAGTTGGCGCAGCCCGTGGTCAGGCCCAGCCATGCCGTCCCGACCGCCCGCACCCGGTCGGTGAGCATGCGCGCTTCGTAGTCCTTGGGCTGGGCACCGCCCTCTTCCGTGGTGAGGAGCAGGCGATTGAACGCGGAGCCGACTCGGGTCTCTTGGCTGGCATCGGGGAGGAGATCGCCGGCGATTTGCTCCTGCGTAAACCGATCGAAGCGCTTGTTGCTATTGAACGCATTTATGACGTAGTCCCGGTAGGGCCAGACATTGCGCGGCGTGTCGCTGTGGTAGCCGATGGTGTCCGCAAAGCGCACGACATCGAGCCAGCCCTGCGCCATGCGCTCGCCGTAGTGGGGATTGGCCAGCACCCGCTCGACCAGCTTTGCGTAGGCATCGGGCGCTCTGTCCTGCTCAAAGGCCGCCACTTCCTGCGGTGTCGGGGGAAGCCCCAGCAGGTCGGCGTAGAGGCGGCGAATGAGAATCCGGCGGCTCGCCGTGGGGGAGGGAGTGAGGCCCTTGCTCGCCAGCCGCGCCTGCACGAGGAAGTCAGTGGGCTGCTTGCCCGCGGGAATCGCGGCCTTGACCGGCGCTTCAAAGGCCCAGTGCTTCTGGTAGGCCGCGCCCTCGGCAACCCAGCGCTTGAGGGTCTCTTTCTGCGTGGGAGTGAGCTGCTTATGGCTCTCCGCTGGCGGCATGAGCCCGGCATCGGGTGCCGCGAAGATGCGCTTCACCAAGGCACCCTTGGTCGCTGCATTGGGCTGGTCCAGCCGCAGACCTGCCTGCCGCTTGCCTGCATCCGGGCCGTGGCAGTAGAAGCAGTTGTCGGAGAGGATCGGGCGGATGTCCCGGTTGAACTCCAAAGCTCCCCCTACCCCCGTCCGATGGGGGAGAGGTTTCGGGGGCTGGACAGCCGCCGCGGTCAGAGTAGCCGCGAGGAAGGCGCATGCAATCCCCGCATGCCTCGTCGGTACAGGCTGCTTCCGAGCGAAGCGAGGCGGCGGAACGCCCCATAGCCCCATGATTTCCATGAGGGAGCAATGCGTGAGTTTCATCCGAGGCAGATTAGCTCCTTCATAGTTCTATGGTAGAGCTTTCCATTGACCGCGGTCGGGGTGTTCAGGCTCCAGGTCTGCCCGAGGGGGCCGAGATCATTGACCGCCAGAATCGCGCGCTCGTCCATGGTCTTCGCCTTGCCATTGAGCACATAGGTCACCCCGTTCTGCACCGTGTAGTAGATTCTGCCATCCACGGCGATGGGGGAGCCGATAAAGACCCAGTGCCAGCCGTCGCGCTTGGAGCGGCCATCCTGGGCGATATCACGGCCCCGGGAGTTGACAGTCGAGGCGGGCACGGGCTTCTTGTAGACCCCGCCGGGCGCGGTAGGGAGCTCCAGGTACTCGACCTTGCCCGATGCTAGGTTAACGCGGCCCGCGCAGTAGAGCGGTCCCGTGGGGCCTTGGCCGTAGGCGGGCTGTGGGTTGGAGAAGCAGAGAAACCAGCAGTGGCCGTCGATGACGATATTCGTAAACCACGCCGGGAAGACCTTGATCTTGCGCTGCTTCAGATTGACTCCGCTCTCCGTGGCGTACTGAGCGCCGTCCCAGGTGCGGAGCGAGACACTCAGATCAAGCGCAATCTTCCGCAGGATCTTTCCGGTCTTGCTCTCCAGCACGGTCAGCTCGGACTTGTCCTCGTCGATCCACACCGCGATTTTCTCATCCCAGTGCATGTTGTAGAGCGCCTTGCCGGTCAGCTCCGTTCGCCAGAGGGTCTTGCCATCGGTGAGGCGGGTGAGGGAGAGACCCGTGGGCTTCTCGGGGACATCGTGGTGCCCACCGCGGCCCTGCAAGACACACGGGACGCCGTCGAGTTTCCCGTAGACCGGCGTGTTGTAGTGTGTCAGGGCGTCTTCGGCTACCCACAGAACTTTCCCTGTGGCGGCATCGAGGCCCTTGAGGTAGTTCCACGGGTCGCGCTCGCGCTGCGGGTCGCCGGGCTCGCGCGGCTCGCAGCTCAGGAGAATCCCGTTGTCGAGGATCGGCTCGAACTGCTTGTTGAACGGGCGCCCCGTGGTCGGCTTCCACTCCCGCCGCCAGAGCACTTTCCCCGTGGCCGCCTCGCAGCACGCAATCTGCCCGCTGGAGTTGGTGAACCAGACGCGCTTGCCGTCGGTGACCGGGGTGGGCGACGACGAGTCCGAGAAGCCGTAGGCATAGGGGCTGGGCTCGGCCGCGTTGAGCGCGACACTCCAGAGAATCTTGCCAGTCTTTGCATCCACGCAGTGCCCGACAATATTTCCGCCCTCTTTGGCTGTGTTGCTCTCTGCCTGCTCCGCCATCGTGGTCAGGAAAAGCCAGTCTCCCCAGACCGCGAGCCCACTCTGCCCCGTCTCCGGGAGTGTCG is a window encoding:
- a CDS encoding PSD1 and planctomycete cytochrome C domain-containing protein produces the protein MEFNRDIRPILSDNCFYCHGPDAGKRQAGLRLDQPNAATKGALVKRIFAAPDAGLMPPAESHKQLTPTQKETLKRWVAEGAAYQKHWAFEAPVKAAIPAGKQPTDFLVQARLASKGLTPSPTASRRILIRRLYADLLGLPPTPQEVAAFEQDRAPDAYAKLVERVLANPHYGERMAQGWLDVVRFADTIGYHSDTPRNVWPYRDYVINAFNSNKRFDRFTQEQIAGDLLPDASQETRVGSAFNRLLLTTEEGGAQPKDYEARMLTDRVRAVGTAWLGLTTGCANCHDHKFDPITQRDFFRLGAYFADIQEGIVAVREPGMVVATPEQEKRLAQLKGAEKKAYEATLTRCLVSVSTEKRRTVRILPRGNWMDESGEVVTAATPSFLPPLRGAGGGPGGRLDLANWLVSRENPLTARAVMNRLWKQLFGSGLSRVLDDLGAQGEPPTNPALLDWLACEFVDSGWDVKHMVRLLVTSNTYKQVSTTSKARLAADPDNRDYDRQSRFRLDAELVRDSALAISGLLSPAIGGPSVKPYQPDGYWDNLNFPTRKYAADSGESQYRRGLYIWWQRTFLHPSLLAFDAPSREECTADRGRSNLPQQALVLLNDPTYVEAARAFATRVLQQPEETRLAWAWQQALQRPPDTNEQRTLQELLKKHLARYKAEPKAADEVLAVGLVPVPANVDKSELAAWTLVCRVLLNLHETITRE
- a CDS encoding PQQ-binding-like beta-propeller repeat protein; translation: MSNWPQAAGPKGNWQTSGKAPISWSVAENKGVVWKTTLPETGQSGLAVWGDWLFLTTMAEQAESNTAKEGGNIVGHCVDAKTGKILWSVALNAAEPSPYAYGFSDSSSPTPVTDGKRVWFTNSSGQIACCEAATGKVLWRREWKPTTGRPFNKQFEPILDNGILLSCEPREPGDPQRERDPWNYLKGLDAATGKVLWVAEDALTHYNTPVYGKLDGVPCVLQGRGGHHDVPEKPTGLSLTRLTDGKTLWRTELTGKALYNMHWDEKIAVWIDEDKSELTVLESKTGKILRKIALDLSVSLRTWDGAQYATESGVNLKQRKIKVFPAWFTNIVIDGHCWFLCFSNPQPAYGQGPTGPLYCAGRVNLASGKVEYLELPTAPGGVYKKPVPASTVNSRGRDIAQDGRSKRDGWHWVFIGSPIAVDGRIYYTVQNGVTYVLNGKAKTMDERAILAVNDLGPLGQTWSLNTPTAVNGKLYHRTMKELICLG